A DNA window from Mus caroli chromosome 8, CAROLI_EIJ_v1.1, whole genome shotgun sequence contains the following coding sequences:
- the Ccl22 gene encoding C-C motif chemokine 22, which produces MATLRVPLLVALVLLAVAIQTSDAGPYGANVEDSICCQDYIRHPLPSRLVKEFFWTSKSCRKPGVVLITVKNRDICADPRQVWVKKLLRKLS; this is translated from the exons ATGGCTACCCTGCGTGTCCCACTCCTGGTGGCTCTCGTCCTTCTTGCTGTGGCAATTCAGACCTCTGATGCAG GTCCCTATGGTGCCAATGTGGAAGACAGTATCTGCTGCCAGGACTACATCCGTCATCCTCTGCCATCACGTTTAGTGAAGGAGTTCTTCTGGACCTCAAAATCCTGCCGCAAGCCTGGCGTTGT TTTGATAACCGTCAAGAACCGAGATATCTGTGCCGATCCCAGGCAGGTCTGGGTGAAGAAGCTACTCCGTAAACTGTCCTAG